The following are from one region of the Tenacibaculum dicentrarchi genome:
- a CDS encoding peptidylprolyl isomerase: protein MIKFKHLFYFAVTSIFLYSCGSDNGRTIVRFDHEAQAVKDSDILVEFLKTHYYKDDVDSIKPLIKGKTALFTDSRLKTETVNEYDLDYTYYHFVKKQGISTKKNTTVVDSVLTTYRLSSLVVSDKLVKEQDLETPTWFNAQQIAVRGWLYGFTHFKGGVLKKQDNAPNLYEGAGEGFFLVPSGLSYRNAGALANKNLLYMVKLHDIVEDTDHDLDNVPSIKEDVNGDGKPWNDDSDNDRVPNYLDNDDDGDGKLTKEEVNKQGGDPLSNFSDATRPSVPDFLNRFIR from the coding sequence ATGATAAAATTTAAACACCTTTTTTATTTCGCAGTAACTAGTATTTTTCTGTATTCCTGCGGATCAGATAATGGAAGAACTATTGTTCGTTTTGACCATGAGGCGCAAGCAGTAAAAGATAGCGACATCCTTGTTGAATTCTTAAAAACGCATTATTATAAAGATGATGTTGACTCTATAAAGCCTTTAATTAAAGGAAAAACAGCCTTATTTACCGATAGTCGATTAAAAACCGAAACGGTAAATGAATACGATTTAGATTATACCTATTATCATTTCGTAAAAAAACAAGGAATATCAACCAAGAAAAATACTACTGTTGTTGATTCTGTTTTAACAACGTATAGATTAAGTTCATTAGTTGTCTCAGATAAATTAGTAAAAGAACAAGATTTAGAAACACCAACTTGGTTTAATGCACAACAAATTGCTGTTAGAGGCTGGTTGTATGGTTTCACGCATTTTAAAGGAGGCGTCTTAAAAAAACAAGACAACGCTCCTAATTTATACGAGGGTGCTGGTGAAGGTTTTTTCTTAGTTCCTTCAGGATTATCTTATAGAAATGCAGGGGCTTTAGCTAATAAAAATTTACTTTATATGGTTAAATTACATGATATTGTAGAAGATACAGACCATGATTTAGATAATGTGCCTTCTATTAAAGAAGATGTAAACGGTGATGGGAAACCTTGGAATGATGATTCTGATAACGATAGAGTTCCTAATTATTTAGACAATGATGATGACGGAGATGGGAAATTAACTAAAGAGGAGGTTAATAAGCAAGGTGGTGATCCGCTGAGTAATTTTAGCGATGCAACAAGACCTTCTGTACCTGATTTTTTAAATAGATTTATTAGATAA
- a CDS encoding porin family protein, whose amino-acid sequence MKKIILGALLFIGATQMQGQTKFGIKGGINYNSDSFSDVKNDVLSGGESKTGFHAGVFLRGKIPIIGLFIQPELVYTQLNSDVVFTPSITSSPIKTSYSFRKIDVPVLIGKKIGGVGRVFAGPAFQYVIEGDFDTDKIKDVKADGFSVGMQLGAGVDLGKFGIDVRWERAFSDTQSELINKTAASPSNTKIEFDTRVNQIIVGVSYMF is encoded by the coding sequence ATGAAAAAAATTATCTTAGGAGCACTTCTTTTTATAGGAGCTACACAAATGCAAGGTCAAACAAAATTCGGTATAAAAGGAGGAATTAATTACAATTCAGATTCTTTTTCAGATGTTAAAAACGATGTTCTTTCGGGCGGTGAAAGTAAAACAGGTTTTCATGCAGGGGTCTTTTTAAGAGGTAAAATCCCTATTATCGGTTTATTTATTCAGCCAGAATTAGTGTATACTCAGTTAAATAGCGATGTTGTTTTTACACCAAGTATTACATCTTCCCCTATAAAAACATCGTATTCTTTTAGAAAAATTGATGTTCCTGTATTAATTGGTAAAAAAATAGGTGGTGTAGGACGTGTTTTTGCAGGGCCTGCTTTTCAATATGTTATTGAAGGAGATTTTGACACCGATAAAATTAAAGATGTAAAAGCTGATGGTTTTTCAGTAGGAATGCAATTAGGTGCAGGTGTTGATTTAGGGAAGTTCGGTATTGATGTTCGTTGGGAAAGAGCTTTTTCAGATACCCAAAGTGAATTAATTAATAAAACAGCTGCGAGTCCAAGTAATACAAAAATTGAATTTGATACCCGTGTAAATCAAATTATTGTAGGTGTTTCTTATATGTTTTAA
- a CDS encoding transketolase family protein: MKKYTYTEKKDTRSGFGDGLTELGKTNPNVVALCADLTGSLKMGDFKNNHPERFFQIGIAEANMIGIAAGLTIGGKIPFTGTFANFSTGRVYDQIRQSVAYSDKNVKICASHAGLTLGEDGATHQILEDIGLMKMLPGMTVINTCDYSQTKAATLAIAEHQGPVYLRFGRPKVPVFMTDEPFIIGKGIQMTQGTDVTIVATGHLVWEALQAAEQLEAKGISAEVINIHTIKPLDEEIILKSVAKTGCIVTAEEHNKFGGLGESVARCLATNTPTPQEFVAVNDSFGESATPDELMEKYGLNDKAIIQAVEKVISRK, from the coding sequence ATGAAAAAATATACTTATACTGAAAAAAAAGATACCCGATCTGGGTTTGGTGATGGTTTAACAGAATTAGGAAAAACAAATCCTAATGTAGTTGCCTTATGTGCCGATTTAACAGGGTCTTTAAAAATGGGCGATTTTAAAAATAATCATCCAGAGCGTTTCTTTCAAATAGGGATTGCTGAAGCCAATATGATTGGTATTGCAGCTGGTTTAACAATTGGTGGTAAAATTCCATTTACAGGAACATTTGCAAACTTTTCAACAGGGCGTGTTTATGACCAAATTCGTCAATCTGTAGCCTATTCTGATAAAAACGTTAAAATTTGTGCTTCACACGCTGGTTTAACCTTAGGTGAAGACGGTGCTACGCATCAAATTTTAGAAGATATCGGGTTAATGAAAATGTTACCTGGTATGACAGTAATTAATACCTGTGATTATAGCCAAACAAAAGCAGCTACCTTAGCAATTGCAGAACACCAAGGACCTGTATATTTACGTTTCGGTCGTCCAAAAGTGCCTGTTTTTATGACTGATGAGCCTTTTATCATTGGTAAAGGAATTCAAATGACCCAAGGAACTGATGTAACTATTGTTGCCACTGGGCATTTAGTTTGGGAAGCTTTACAGGCTGCCGAGCAATTAGAAGCAAAAGGAATTTCTGCAGAAGTAATAAACATTCACACAATTAAACCGTTGGATGAAGAAATTATTTTAAAATCTGTAGCAAAAACAGGATGTATTGTAACTGCTGAAGAGCATAATAAATTTGGAGGTTTAGGTGAAAGCGTTGCACGTTGTTTAGCAACCAACACACCTACTCCACAAGAATTTGTAGCGGTTAATGATAGTTTTGGTGAATCGGCAACTCCTGATGAATTGATGGAAAAATACGGTTTAAACGATAAAGCAATCATTCAAGCAGTTGAAAAAGTGATTTCGAGAAAATAA
- a CDS encoding Maf-like protein — protein MLASKLSKYTVILASKSPRRQQLIKDLNIPFIIKTKEVEEVYPKHLKGTEIADFLADLKAEPFKDELTQTDLLITSDTIVWHNNKALGKPKDYNDAFKMLKNLSDNTHQVITSICISNKNFKKIFNDTTNVTFKKLSDDEVHYYIENFQPFDKAGAYGIQEWIGKVAITKIEGSYFNVMGFPIHKLYKELINL, from the coding sequence ATGTTAGCCAGTAAACTATCAAAATACACGGTAATTTTAGCTTCAAAATCACCTAGAAGACAACAATTAATTAAAGACCTAAACATTCCTTTTATCATTAAAACAAAAGAAGTTGAAGAAGTTTATCCGAAGCATTTAAAAGGCACAGAAATTGCTGATTTTTTAGCTGATTTAAAAGCAGAACCTTTTAAAGATGAACTAACTCAAACCGATCTTTTAATAACTTCGGATACCATTGTTTGGCACAATAATAAAGCGTTGGGCAAGCCAAAAGATTATAATGATGCTTTTAAAATGCTTAAAAACCTATCTGATAATACACATCAAGTGATTACTTCTATCTGTATTTCAAATAAAAACTTCAAGAAAATTTTTAACGACACCACTAATGTCACCTTTAAAAAATTATCTGATGATGAGGTTCATTACTATATAGAAAATTTCCAACCTTTTGATAAAGCGGGTGCTTACGGCATTCAAGAATGGATTGGTAAAGTTGCAATTACAAAAATTGAAGGCAGTTATTTTAACGTAATGGGCTTTCCTATTCATAAACTTTACAAAGAATTAATAAATTTATAG
- the smpB gene encoding SsrA-binding protein SmpB, whose amino-acid sequence MQKKINIQNKKARFEYEIIDKYTAGIQLTGTEIKSIRLSKARITESFCEFNEQGELFVVNMYIEEYSFGNHFNHKTTSERRLLLNKNELKKLAREVEAKGNTIVPLKLFINNNGWAKLDIALARGKKTHDKRQTMKDRDNKRDLARIKKDFN is encoded by the coding sequence ATGCAAAAAAAAATCAACATACAGAATAAAAAGGCTCGTTTTGAATACGAGATAATCGATAAATATACCGCAGGAATTCAGCTTACAGGTACTGAAATTAAATCTATACGACTTAGTAAGGCTCGAATAACAGAAAGTTTTTGTGAATTTAATGAACAAGGAGAGCTTTTTGTAGTTAATATGTATATCGAAGAATATTCCTTTGGAAATCATTTTAATCATAAAACAACAAGTGAACGTCGTTTATTATTGAATAAAAATGAACTCAAAAAATTAGCTCGTGAAGTCGAGGCAAAAGGAAATACCATTGTTCCGTTAAAATTATTTATCAATAATAATGGATGGGCAAAATTAGATATCGCTTTAGCTAGAGGAAAAAAGACGCATGATAAACGCCAGACCATGAAAGACCGTGACAATAAGAGAGACTTAGCACGTATTAAAAAAGATTTCAATTAA